The Nocardioides sp. S-1144 genome includes a region encoding these proteins:
- a CDS encoding FHA domain-containing protein FhaB/FipA codes for MSELTFFLIRIAYLAILWIFVLAAISVIRSDMFGARVPEAVRTAPGPAPAKQKKPPKRRGSPTHVAVTQGSNTGATAGLDRAPILIGRGTDAAIRLDDDYVSTRHARIAASGDQWFVEDLGSTNGTYIGSVRITQPTTITLGTQVRIGKTILELRK; via the coding sequence ATGTCTGAGCTGACGTTCTTCCTCATCCGGATCGCCTACCTGGCGATCCTCTGGATCTTCGTCCTCGCCGCCATCTCCGTCATCCGCTCCGACATGTTCGGCGCCCGCGTCCCCGAGGCCGTGCGCACCGCGCCCGGCCCGGCGCCGGCCAAGCAGAAGAAGCCGCCGAAGCGGCGCGGCTCGCCCACCCACGTGGCGGTCACCCAGGGCAGCAACACCGGCGCCACCGCCGGGCTCGACCGTGCCCCGATCCTCATCGGGCGCGGCACCGACGCCGCCATCCGCCTCGACGACGACTACGTCTCCACCCGTCACGCCCGGATCGCCGCCAGCGGTGACCAGTGGTTCGTCGAGGACCTCGGCTCCACCAACGGCACCTACATCGGCAGCGTGCGCATCACGCAGCCGACCACGATCACGCTCGGCACCCAGGTGCGGATCGGCAAGACCATCCTGGAGCTGAGGAAGTGA
- a CDS encoding peptidoglycan D,D-transpeptidase FtsI family protein, whose protein sequence is MNKPIRSVSIFCLLLFVALMLNVTYLQFWQADSLNDRAENRRVKEAAYSSERGAILVGRTPIAESKPVDDEFNYLRTYPAKGLYAPVTGYFSFGSSSGIESSQNEVLSGDDPRLFIGSLVDLLSNKAPKGGNVQLTLDPDAQQAAYDGLAALGDDVEGSVVALQPSTGKILAMVSLPTFDPNRLASHDFATRDALYARLLEDDQDPLLNRAIQTRLFPGSVFKLVTAAAALESDKYDGPDAMVPGGSTFQLPQTSGEGGLIDNEGRYCGSGEITLRLAMEQSCNTTFAQLAIEVGAEGMLRQAEQFGFNSSYLEDLGGQVRSSFPDELTPPEVGQVGFGQFEVQATPLQMAMVAAAIANDGVVMRPYVVDEVQSADYDAQTTDPEELSRAISEETAETLREVMVSTVDDGTASPAAISGVSVGGKTGTAQRGVPGQPPYGWFVSFAPQDDADVAVAVMIQEAPGREIAGGALGGPIAKAVMEAIIR, encoded by the coding sequence ATGAACAAGCCCATCCGCAGCGTCTCCATCTTCTGCCTGCTCCTCTTCGTGGCGCTGATGCTGAACGTCACCTACCTCCAGTTCTGGCAGGCCGACAGCCTCAACGACCGGGCGGAGAACCGCCGCGTCAAGGAGGCCGCCTACTCCAGCGAGCGCGGCGCGATCCTGGTCGGCCGGACGCCGATCGCGGAGAGCAAGCCGGTCGACGACGAGTTCAACTACCTGCGCACCTACCCGGCCAAGGGCCTCTACGCGCCGGTCACCGGCTACTTCTCCTTCGGCTCCTCCAGCGGCATCGAGTCCTCCCAGAACGAGGTGCTCTCCGGCGACGACCCGCGGCTGTTCATCGGCAGCCTGGTCGACCTGCTCAGCAACAAGGCCCCGAAGGGCGGCAACGTCCAGCTGACCCTCGACCCCGACGCGCAGCAGGCCGCCTACGACGGCCTGGCCGCCCTCGGCGACGACGTCGAGGGCTCCGTGGTGGCCCTCCAGCCGTCGACCGGCAAGATCCTCGCGATGGTCTCCCTGCCGACCTTCGACCCCAACCGGCTGGCCTCCCACGACTTCGCCACCCGCGACGCGCTCTACGCCCGGCTGCTCGAGGACGACCAGGACCCGCTGCTCAACCGGGCGATCCAGACGCGGCTCTTCCCGGGCTCGGTGTTCAAGCTCGTCACCGCGGCCGCCGCCCTGGAGTCCGACAAGTACGACGGCCCCGACGCGATGGTGCCCGGCGGCTCCACCTTCCAGCTCCCGCAGACCTCCGGCGAGGGCGGGCTGATCGACAACGAGGGTCGCTACTGCGGCAGCGGCGAGATCACCCTGCGGCTGGCGATGGAGCAGTCCTGCAACACCACCTTCGCGCAGCTGGCCATCGAGGTCGGCGCCGAGGGGATGCTGCGCCAGGCCGAGCAGTTCGGCTTCAACAGCAGCTACCTCGAGGACCTCGGCGGCCAGGTCCGCTCGAGCTTCCCCGACGAGCTCACGCCGCCCGAGGTCGGGCAGGTGGGCTTCGGCCAGTTCGAGGTGCAGGCGACGCCGCTGCAGATGGCCATGGTCGCCGCCGCGATCGCCAACGACGGCGTCGTGATGCGCCCCTACGTCGTCGACGAGGTGCAGTCGGCCGACTACGACGCGCAGACCACCGACCCCGAGGAGCTGTCCCGGGCGATCAGCGAGGAGACCGCCGAGACCCTGCGCGAGGTGATGGTCTCCACCGTCGACGACGGCACCGCCTCGCCCGCGGCCATCTCGGGCGTCTCGGTCGGCGGCAAGACCGGCACCGCCCAGCGCGGCGTCCCGGGCCAGCCGCCGTACGGCTGGTTCGTGTCCTTCGCGCCCCAGGACGACGCCGACGTGGCCGTGGCCGTCATGATCCAGGAGGCGCCCGGCCGGGAGATCGCCGGCGGCGCGCTCGGCGGTCCGATCGCGAAGGCCGTGATGGAGGCCATCATCCGATGA
- a CDS encoding cell division protein CrgA has product MAKLKAKQQTFDPDRGPVVGPRFLVAIALVVLGIAWIAFYYIGVRAPDGLNSEGAPNSATGPGFMQDLDQWNYLIGFGLFFLGLVVAAHPSTPLGRGRGVVVGMLGCFLLGLAWICVFYAIANQADPSLPIFNDLGQKNLGVGIAFMAVGFTFATRWE; this is encoded by the coding sequence GTGGCCAAGCTCAAGGCGAAGCAGCAGACCTTCGACCCCGACCGGGGGCCGGTGGTCGGCCCCCGCTTCCTGGTCGCGATCGCCCTGGTCGTCCTCGGCATCGCATGGATCGCGTTCTACTACATCGGCGTCCGCGCCCCCGACGGCCTGAACTCCGAGGGCGCCCCGAACTCCGCGACCGGGCCCGGCTTCATGCAGGACCTCGACCAGTGGAACTACCTGATCGGCTTCGGGCTGTTCTTCCTCGGCCTCGTCGTCGCCGCGCACCCCTCCACCCCGCTGGGCCGCGGCCGCGGCGTCGTGGTGGGCATGCTCGGCTGCTTCCTGCTCGGCCTCGCCTGGATCTGCGTCTTCTACGCCATCGCCAACCAGGCCGACCCGTCGCTGCCGATCTTCAACGACCTCGGCCAGAAGAACCTCGGCGTCGGCATCGCGTTCATGGCCGTCGGCTTCACCTTCGCCACCCGCTGGGAGTGA
- a CDS encoding DUF881 domain-containing protein → MDPAHPVDPEVGTEVDGATPAGRSRGPWRIGTPVVVLLSGVLFVASATTSGGTDLRPGRYTDLASLTQSESESYEALQAEAASLRTEVEALTNDIDDVRVRREHRVAEELKGPAGLEAVSGEGLRIVLSDAPDDAFEDALREPDPEARLQRLVVHQQDIQAVVNALWAGGARAVTIQGQRVVTTTGIRCTGSTVQLQGVPYPEPYEIEAVGDPQTLQAAIDADQDVTDFRVDAASPDIGIGWELDQEPEVDAPAYEGLITMDSARPQD, encoded by the coding sequence ATGGACCCAGCGCACCCGGTCGACCCCGAAGTCGGCACCGAAGTCGACGGGGCGACCCCGGCCGGCCGCTCGCGCGGGCCGTGGCGGATCGGGACCCCGGTCGTCGTCCTGCTCTCGGGCGTGCTGTTCGTGGCCAGTGCCACCACCAGCGGTGGCACCGACCTCCGTCCGGGCCGCTACACCGACCTGGCGTCGCTGACGCAGTCGGAGTCGGAGTCCTACGAGGCGCTCCAGGCCGAGGCGGCCAGCCTCCGTACCGAGGTCGAGGCGCTGACCAACGACATCGACGACGTCCGCGTGCGCCGCGAGCACCGGGTCGCCGAGGAGCTCAAGGGCCCCGCCGGACTCGAGGCGGTCAGCGGGGAGGGGCTGCGCATCGTGCTCTCCGACGCCCCCGACGACGCCTTCGAGGACGCGCTGCGCGAGCCCGACCCGGAGGCCCGGCTCCAGCGCCTGGTGGTGCACCAGCAGGACATCCAGGCCGTCGTCAACGCCTTGTGGGCCGGCGGTGCCAGGGCCGTCACCATCCAGGGGCAGCGGGTCGTCACCACCACCGGCATCCGGTGCACCGGCAGCACCGTCCAGCTCCAGGGCGTGCCGTACCCGGAGCCCTACGAGATCGAGGCGGTCGGCGACCCCCAGACGCTCCAGGCGGCCATCGACGCCGACCAGGACGTCACCGACTTCCGCGTCGACGCCGCCTCGCCCGACATCGGCATCGGCTGGGAGCTCGACCAGGAGCCCGAGGTGGACGCCCCCGCGTACGAGGGCCTGATCACCATGGACTCCGCCCGCCCCCAGGACTGA
- a CDS encoding FhaA domain-containing protein — MGGLQRFEQKLESMISGAFARTFRSAVQPVEIAAALERELDQNAQILSRDRRLVPNDFHVELSDTDLSRLAPYDSTLARELSDQLQKHADGQGYVFPGPIRIDFETAEDLTTGRFRIRSEAQAKVVGTATHTQVRQALAVLEVNGTRHPLHPPGLVVGRGTDADLRINDPGISRRHLEFMVTAGRGEELPLIEVHDLGSTNGISVDGRKVPRAALHDGSQVKVGTTTMTVRIVTETHDSPREPGAADV, encoded by the coding sequence ATGGGCGGGTTGCAGCGCTTCGAGCAGAAGCTGGAGTCGATGATCTCCGGGGCCTTCGCGCGCACCTTCCGCAGCGCCGTCCAGCCGGTCGAGATCGCCGCCGCGCTCGAGCGCGAGCTCGACCAGAACGCCCAGATCCTCTCGCGCGACCGGCGGCTGGTGCCCAACGACTTCCACGTCGAGCTGTCCGACACCGACCTGTCGCGGCTCGCGCCGTACGACTCCACGCTCGCGCGCGAGCTGTCCGACCAGCTGCAGAAGCACGCCGACGGCCAGGGCTACGTGTTCCCCGGCCCGATCCGGATCGACTTCGAGACCGCCGAGGACCTCACCACGGGGCGCTTCCGCATCCGCAGCGAGGCGCAGGCCAAGGTGGTGGGCACCGCCACGCACACGCAGGTGCGCCAGGCGCTCGCCGTGCTCGAGGTCAACGGCACCCGCCACCCGCTGCACCCGCCCGGCCTGGTCGTCGGGCGCGGCACCGACGCCGACCTGAGGATCAACGACCCCGGCATCAGCCGCCGCCACCTCGAGTTCATGGTCACCGCCGGCCGCGGCGAGGAGCTCCCGCTCATCGAGGTCCACGACCTCGGGTCCACCAACGGCATCAGCGTCGACGGTCGTAAGGTGCCCCGAGCCGCCCTGCACGACGGTTCGCAGGTGAAGGTCGGGACGACGACCATGACGGTGCGCATCGTGACCGAGACCCACGACTCGCCCCGCGAGCCAGGAGCTGCCGATGTCTGA
- a CDS encoding PP2C family protein-serine/threonine phosphatase, giving the protein MTGTPGADQPHEPDPVPDPVPDQPADDATVVAPPARAALALHYSAISDVGRIRKDNQDSGYAGPWLLSVCDGVGGAARGDIASSTAISELRNLDAAPRPPGDGHPGDPDVLDRVTDALHEAHAQIGRLVDADPAINGTSTTATVALFDGRRLGIGHVGDSRAYLFRDNEISQLTTDHTFVQSLIDEGRITEAEARVHPHRNLILKALDGIHEAEPDLFVLELVAGDRLLLCSDGASGVLDDGRLADVLSMGTPDFAAVELVRASLEAGSSDNVTCIVADVVDAETAAADPAFAELEPLLVGAAAELKRKLPRGLFRGHRSGDTGELEPIDAEIPGDVPFAIPSDPLLPPDPEAARYAPIPPPRHTWLRRVMLLVIVVGLLWIGAAAAWSYVQQQYYIGEEDGVVVIHHGLNASLPGLELSDVVVVTTLAVDDLEEFDRESVRDGIPVDDLAEARERVEELAAKRTTSSAADGGGAS; this is encoded by the coding sequence GTGACCGGCACCCCGGGCGCCGACCAGCCGCACGAGCCCGACCCGGTGCCGGACCCGGTGCCGGACCAGCCGGCCGACGACGCCACCGTCGTCGCCCCACCGGCCCGGGCCGCCCTGGCGCTGCACTACTCGGCGATCTCCGACGTCGGCCGGATTCGCAAGGACAACCAGGACTCCGGCTACGCCGGCCCGTGGCTGCTCAGCGTCTGCGACGGCGTCGGCGGCGCGGCCCGCGGCGACATCGCCTCCAGCACCGCGATCTCCGAGCTCCGCAACCTCGACGCCGCCCCGCGCCCGCCCGGCGACGGCCACCCCGGCGACCCCGACGTGCTGGACCGGGTCACCGACGCCCTGCACGAGGCGCACGCACAGATCGGCCGCCTCGTCGACGCCGACCCGGCCATCAACGGCACCAGCACCACCGCGACCGTCGCCCTCTTCGACGGACGCCGGCTCGGCATCGGCCACGTCGGCGACAGCCGCGCCTACCTCTTCCGCGACAACGAGATCTCCCAGCTCACCACCGACCACACGTTCGTGCAGAGCCTCATCGACGAGGGCCGGATCACCGAGGCCGAGGCGCGGGTCCACCCGCACCGCAACCTGATCCTCAAGGCCCTCGACGGCATCCACGAGGCCGAGCCCGACCTGTTCGTGCTCGAGCTCGTCGCCGGTGACCGGCTGCTGCTGTGCAGCGACGGCGCCAGCGGGGTCCTCGACGACGGCCGGCTGGCCGACGTGCTGTCGATGGGCACGCCCGACTTCGCCGCCGTCGAGCTGGTCCGCGCCAGCCTCGAGGCCGGCAGCTCCGACAACGTCACCTGCATCGTCGCCGACGTCGTGGACGCCGAGACCGCCGCGGCCGACCCGGCCTTCGCCGAGCTCGAGCCGCTGCTCGTCGGCGCCGCCGCGGAGCTCAAGCGCAAGCTCCCGCGCGGGCTGTTCCGCGGCCACCGCTCGGGCGACACCGGCGAGCTCGAGCCGATCGACGCCGAGATCCCCGGCGACGTGCCGTTCGCGATCCCGTCCGACCCGCTGCTGCCGCCCGACCCCGAGGCCGCGCGCTACGCGCCCATCCCGCCGCCGCGCCACACCTGGCTGCGCCGGGTGATGCTGCTCGTCATCGTGGTGGGCCTGCTCTGGATCGGTGCCGCCGCGGCCTGGTCCTACGTGCAGCAGCAGTACTACATCGGCGAGGAGGACGGCGTGGTGGTGATCCACCACGGCCTCAACGCCTCCCTGCCGGGTCTCGAGCTGTCCGACGTCGTCGTGGTGACGACGCTGGCCGTCGACGACCTGGAGGAGTTCGACCGCGAGTCGGTCCGCGACGGCATCCCGGTCGACGACCTCGCCGAGGCGCGCGAGCGCGTCGAGGAGCTCGCGGCCAAGCGGACGACGTCCAGCGCCGCCGACGGTGGAGGCGCGAGCTGA
- a CDS encoding serine/threonine protein kinase: MSELTDNFADDAGRFRLESRIATGGMGEVWRATDTVLGRQVAVKLLKTEYADDPTFRARFATEAQHAAALHHPGIASVFDVGERAATDGSGTPRPFLVMELVEGQPLSALIGSASGGRDLDPQAVRDLLSQVGDALGAAHRAGIIHRDVKPANLLVTPEGKVKVTDFGIARAADGVGITRTGAVMGTPQYLSPEQAEGRPATSASDVYALGVVAFECLAGHRPFEADSPVATALAHLRNPIPDLPASVPADLAAVVRRALSKKPEERYADGTAFAAALRDPAAADPATRVTTRTPVDPVPVVPLPPVGDTSATQVLGAAPAYDPTPTPPPAGPVTGTTDTAGATGPGRRNPWPVVAAVALIVALAIVLTLLLTGGDDDGDETSTDVTTTPSRTRTQSQSATTSGPETIELNASDYVGRQVEDVEDALGDLGLQVRRDEQDNDDPARDGEVTGLNPTGAVTEGDTITVTFLGVAPEETSEPPSEPPTTEPTTEPTTEPTTEPTTEPTSDPTETETETTETQPTEGETSP; encoded by the coding sequence ATGAGCGAGCTCACCGACAACTTCGCCGACGACGCGGGCCGGTTCCGGCTCGAGTCACGCATCGCCACCGGCGGCATGGGCGAGGTCTGGCGCGCCACCGACACCGTGCTCGGGCGCCAGGTCGCGGTCAAGCTGCTCAAGACCGAGTACGCCGACGACCCGACCTTCCGCGCGCGCTTCGCGACCGAGGCCCAGCACGCCGCCGCCCTGCACCACCCGGGCATCGCGTCGGTCTTCGACGTCGGCGAGCGGGCCGCCACCGACGGCTCGGGCACCCCGCGCCCGTTCCTGGTGATGGAGCTCGTCGAGGGCCAGCCGCTCTCGGCCCTGATCGGCAGCGCCTCCGGCGGTCGCGACCTCGACCCGCAGGCCGTCCGCGACCTGCTCTCGCAGGTCGGCGACGCCCTCGGCGCCGCGCACCGCGCCGGGATCATCCACCGCGACGTCAAGCCGGCCAACCTGCTCGTGACGCCCGAGGGGAAGGTCAAGGTCACCGACTTCGGCATCGCCCGCGCCGCGGACGGCGTCGGCATCACCCGCACCGGCGCGGTGATGGGCACCCCGCAGTACCTCTCGCCCGAGCAGGCCGAGGGCCGCCCGGCGACGTCGGCCTCCGACGTCTACGCCCTCGGCGTCGTCGCCTTCGAGTGCCTGGCCGGACACCGGCCCTTCGAGGCCGACTCACCCGTCGCGACCGCGCTGGCGCACCTGCGCAACCCGATCCCCGACCTGCCGGCCAGCGTGCCGGCCGACCTCGCCGCCGTCGTGCGCCGCGCGCTCTCCAAGAAGCCCGAGGAGCGCTACGCCGACGGCACGGCCTTCGCGGCCGCGCTGCGCGACCCCGCGGCGGCCGACCCGGCCACCCGCGTCACGACGCGCACCCCCGTCGACCCGGTCCCGGTCGTGCCGCTCCCGCCGGTCGGCGACACCTCCGCCACCCAGGTCCTGGGCGCGGCGCCGGCTTACGACCCGACCCCGACACCGCCGCCCGCCGGGCCGGTGACCGGCACCACCGACACGGCCGGCGCGACCGGTCCCGGCCGGCGCAACCCGTGGCCGGTCGTGGCCGCGGTCGCGCTGATCGTCGCGCTCGCCATCGTGCTGACCCTGCTCCTCACCGGGGGCGACGACGACGGCGACGAGACCAGCACCGACGTCACCACGACCCCGAGCCGCACCCGCACGCAGTCGCAGTCGGCCACGACGTCCGGCCCGGAGACCATCGAGCTGAACGCCTCCGACTACGTCGGCCGGCAGGTCGAGGACGTCGAGGACGCCCTCGGCGACCTGGGCCTCCAGGTCCGGCGCGACGAGCAGGACAACGACGACCCGGCCCGCGACGGCGAGGTCACCGGCCTCAACCCGACCGGCGCGGTCACCGAGGGCGACACGATCACCGTCACCTTCCTGGGCGTGGCACCCGAGGAGACGTCGGAGCCGCCGTCCGAGCCCCCGACGACCGAGCCGACCACCGAGCCCACCACCGAGCCCACGACCGAGCCCACCACCGAGCCGACCTCCGATCCCACGGAGACCGAGACCGAGACCACCGAGACGCAGCCCACCGAGGGAGAGACCTCACCGTGA
- the pknB gene encoding Stk1 family PASTA domain-containing Ser/Thr kinase: MLGRGGMAEVRKGTDSRLGRIVAVKRLRTDLASDATFQARFRREAQSSASLNHPSIVAVYDTGEEPATDGSGVAQPYIVMEFVAGRTLRDILREGRKILPERALEITSGVLSALDYSHRAGIIHRDIKPGNVMLTPSGDIKVMDFGIARAMSDAANSMTQTAAVVGTAQYLSPEQARGESVDSRSDVYSAGCLLYELLTGRPPFVGDSPVAVAYQHVREQPSPPSDHDTELPPAVDAIVLKALTKRLEDRYQSAGAMRNDIERYLAGRPVEATVPPPPPAPEPAPVAAVAAPAPTPPRRPEPTPLPLAQEPGPPRTGLWVLLGLLVVALLVAGWFLVKDELFPEPPERTAVPGVIGMTEDQARQTIGNAGLTVDPEVVYENSDTVPAEEVVEQSPSKDDYVAPGSPITLTVSIGKEEVAVPSVVTLSLKAAKAELRDQGFTKVRQEEIESDRPKGEVLTQNPAAGTMVEKGTAITVEYSAGPEEVPFVIGKTEREATRLIEDAGFIVDVRPDTTSTEVKGTVTDQAQEAGQPLPQDSVVVIFVSVYVEPTTTSPPPTTDPVPTTDPVPTDPLPTEPPPSRGPAPSSDDD; this comes from the coding sequence ATGCTCGGCCGCGGCGGCATGGCCGAGGTGCGCAAGGGCACCGACAGCCGGCTCGGCCGGATCGTGGCCGTCAAGCGGCTGCGCACCGACCTGGCCAGCGACGCGACCTTCCAGGCCCGGTTCCGCCGCGAGGCGCAGTCCTCGGCGTCGTTGAACCACCCCTCGATCGTCGCCGTGTACGACACCGGCGAGGAGCCGGCCACCGACGGCTCGGGGGTCGCCCAGCCCTACATCGTGATGGAGTTCGTCGCGGGCCGGACGCTGCGCGACATCCTGCGCGAGGGCCGCAAGATCCTCCCCGAGCGTGCCCTGGAGATCACCAGCGGCGTGCTCTCGGCCCTCGACTACAGCCACCGCGCGGGCATCATCCACCGCGACATCAAGCCCGGCAACGTGATGCTGACGCCGTCGGGCGACATCAAGGTGATGGACTTCGGCATCGCCCGCGCGATGAGCGACGCCGCCAACTCGATGACCCAGACCGCCGCCGTCGTCGGCACCGCGCAGTACCTGTCGCCCGAGCAGGCCCGCGGGGAGTCGGTCGACTCCCGCTCCGACGTCTACTCCGCCGGCTGCCTGCTCTACGAGCTGCTCACCGGCCGACCGCCGTTCGTCGGGGACAGCCCCGTCGCGGTGGCCTACCAGCACGTGCGCGAGCAGCCCTCCCCGCCGTCCGACCACGACACCGAGCTGCCGCCCGCCGTCGACGCGATCGTGCTCAAGGCGCTGACCAAGCGCCTCGAGGACCGCTACCAGTCCGCCGGCGCGATGCGCAACGACATCGAGCGCTACCTCGCCGGCCGCCCGGTCGAGGCCACCGTCCCCCCGCCGCCCCCGGCTCCCGAGCCGGCCCCGGTGGCCGCCGTCGCCGCCCCGGCCCCGACGCCGCCACGGCGTCCCGAGCCGACGCCGCTGCCGCTCGCCCAGGAGCCCGGGCCGCCGCGCACGGGGCTGTGGGTGCTGCTCGGCCTGCTCGTCGTCGCCCTGCTCGTCGCCGGCTGGTTCCTCGTCAAGGACGAGCTGTTCCCCGAGCCACCGGAGCGCACGGCGGTCCCCGGCGTGATCGGGATGACCGAGGACCAGGCCCGCCAGACGATCGGCAACGCCGGGCTCACCGTGGATCCCGAGGTCGTCTACGAGAACAGCGACACCGTCCCGGCCGAGGAGGTCGTCGAGCAGAGTCCCTCGAAGGACGACTACGTCGCCCCGGGCTCACCGATCACCCTGACCGTCTCCATCGGCAAGGAGGAGGTGGCCGTCCCGAGCGTCGTCACGCTGTCGCTGAAGGCCGCCAAGGCCGAGCTCCGCGACCAGGGCTTCACGAAGGTGCGCCAGGAGGAGATCGAGAGCGACCGGCCGAAGGGTGAGGTGCTGACCCAGAACCCGGCGGCCGGCACGATGGTCGAGAAGGGCACCGCGATCACCGTCGAGTACTCCGCCGGGCCCGAGGAGGTCCCCTTCGTCATCGGCAAGACCGAGCGCGAGGCCACCCGGCTGATCGAGGACGCCGGCTTCATCGTCGACGTCCGGCCGGACACGACGTCGACCGAGGTCAAGGGCACCGTCACCGACCAGGCCCAGGAGGCCGGCCAGCCGCTGCCCCAGGACAGCGTCGTGGTGATCTTCGTGTCGGTCTACGTCGAGCCGACCACGACCTCGCCGCCGCCGACCACCGACCCGGTGCCCACCACCGACCCCGTCCCGACCGACCCGCTCCCCACCGAGCCCCCGCCGTCCCGCGGCCCCGCACCCTCCAGCGACGACGACTGA
- a CDS encoding FtsW/RodA/SpoVE family cell cycle protein produces the protein MATTPGTGALMGFVHRRRRGAELFLLVLALAVGVGGYGAVGLGVDGEVPANLVGYGGWLAGLMVAAHVAVRLVAPYADPVLLPVVAALNGLGLAVIHRLDLAEDDSFAPQQLTWMTLGVILFVLTLLVLRDHRVLARFTYTAGLLAIVLLVLPMAPVIGKQVNGARIWINLGPFNFQPGEVAKVLLVVAFAGYLVLHRDALALAGRRVLFVDLPRGRDLGPILVMWLISLGILVFQRDLGSSLLFFGLFLLMLYVATERPGWVVVGALLFSGGAVAGYRLFGHVRVRVDTWLHPFEYYDGAAGENSYQLVEGLFGFSWGGLIGKGLGEGDPGRVPEASSDFIMAAIGEELGLTGVLAVLLLYGIVVERALRTALICRDNFGKLMATGLAGVFALQLFVVIGGVTRLIPLTGLTTSFLSYGGSSLVMSWVIIALLLRISDQARRPVPELTPEAESSPDDESTQVIKLSKT, from the coding sequence ATGGCCACCACTCCGGGCACCGGGGCCCTGATGGGGTTCGTCCACCGCCGCCGGCGGGGGGCCGAGCTCTTCCTGCTCGTGCTGGCGCTCGCCGTCGGCGTGGGCGGGTACGGCGCCGTCGGCCTGGGCGTCGACGGTGAGGTGCCGGCCAACCTGGTCGGCTACGGCGGCTGGCTCGCCGGGCTGATGGTCGCCGCCCACGTCGCCGTCCGCCTCGTCGCGCCGTACGCCGACCCGGTGCTGCTGCCCGTCGTGGCCGCCCTCAACGGCCTCGGCCTGGCCGTCATCCACCGCCTCGACCTGGCCGAGGACGACTCCTTCGCGCCCCAGCAGCTCACCTGGATGACCCTCGGGGTCATCCTGTTCGTCCTGACCCTGCTGGTGCTGCGCGACCACCGGGTGCTGGCCCGCTTCACCTACACCGCCGGCCTGCTCGCCATCGTGCTGCTGGTGCTGCCGATGGCCCCGGTGATCGGCAAGCAGGTCAACGGCGCCCGGATCTGGATCAACCTCGGTCCGTTCAACTTCCAGCCCGGCGAGGTCGCCAAGGTGCTGCTCGTCGTCGCCTTCGCGGGCTACCTCGTGCTGCACCGCGACGCCCTCGCGCTGGCCGGACGCCGGGTGCTCTTCGTCGACCTGCCGCGCGGGCGCGACCTCGGCCCGATCCTGGTGATGTGGCTGATCAGCCTCGGCATCCTGGTCTTCCAGCGCGACCTCGGCTCCAGCCTGCTGTTCTTCGGCCTGTTCCTGCTCATGCTCTACGTCGCCACCGAGCGACCCGGCTGGGTCGTGGTCGGCGCCCTGCTGTTCAGCGGCGGCGCCGTGGCCGGCTACCGGCTCTTCGGCCACGTGCGGGTGCGCGTCGACACCTGGCTGCACCCGTTCGAGTACTACGACGGCGCAGCCGGCGAGAACAGCTACCAGCTCGTCGAGGGGCTGTTCGGCTTCTCGTGGGGCGGCCTGATCGGCAAGGGCCTCGGCGAGGGCGACCCGGGCCGGGTGCCGGAGGCCTCCTCCGACTTCATCATGGCCGCGATCGGCGAGGAGCTCGGCCTGACCGGCGTCCTGGCCGTGCTGCTGCTCTACGGGATCGTCGTGGAGCGGGCGCTGCGCACCGCGCTGATCTGCCGCGACAACTTCGGCAAGCTGATGGCCACCGGGCTGGCCGGCGTCTTCGCGCTGCAGCTGTTCGTCGTCATCGGCGGCGTCACCCGGCTGATCCCGCTCACCGGCCTGACCACGTCCTTCCTGTCCTACGGCGGCTCCTCGCTCGTCATGAGCTGGGTGATCATCGCGCTCCTGCTGCGGATCTCCGACCAGGCCCGCCGTCCCGTCCCCGAGCTGACCCCCGAGGCCGAGTCGTCGCCCGACGACGAGTCGACCCAGGTCATCAAGCTGAGCAAGACATGA